Proteins encoded in a region of the Agromyces protaetiae genome:
- a CDS encoding FAD-dependent monooxygenase, producing MQFHHHGYVPTDPRLQTAAGAGLARPDEIPDEVDVLIVGAGPAGMLLAAQLAQFPTIVTRIVERRPGRLEIGQADGIQARTVETFQAFGFAERIAEEAYRISEVNFWAPDPAHPSRITRTARTDDDPAGLSEFPHLVVNQARVLDYLAEAASNAPARVSVDYGVEFVDLTVGADGAPVEVELREHDPAGVSRTRRIRARYVVGCDGARSRVRESIGRSYTGGAAMHAWGVMDVLAVTDFPDVRLKCAIQSQAGSILLIPREGGFLVRMYVDLGDVPAHDRGAVRSTPLADIVRRAQAILHPYTLDVRDVAWWSVYEVGHRVVDRFDDATEGEVRLPRVFICGDACHTHSAKAGQGMNVSMQDAFNLGWKLGSVLDGRAPASLLRTYSEERREVAVDLIEFDKQWSSLMAQGAEDADDPDTLATFYTSNAEFAAGFMTRYRPSMITGDDAHQHLAAGFPIGKRFRSAPVIRVADATPRQLGHHARADGRWRLYAFADRDGSALREWAGWLRDSADSPVRRTMRPDADLDRVFDVKVVFQQRHDDLGLLDAPAVFLPQVGPFGLTDYEKVYAADESADIFDLRTIDRSGVVVVVRPDQYVANVLPFSARDELSAFFAACLASATRRSPERE from the coding sequence ATGCAGTTCCACCACCACGGGTACGTGCCGACCGATCCCCGGCTGCAGACGGCGGCGGGTGCCGGGCTCGCCCGGCCGGACGAGATCCCCGACGAGGTCGACGTGCTCATCGTCGGCGCAGGGCCGGCGGGCATGCTCCTGGCCGCTCAGCTCGCGCAGTTCCCGACGATCGTCACGCGGATCGTCGAGCGGCGACCGGGCCGCCTGGAGATCGGTCAGGCCGACGGGATCCAGGCTCGCACCGTCGAGACGTTCCAGGCTTTCGGCTTCGCCGAGCGGATCGCCGAGGAGGCGTACCGGATCTCGGAGGTGAACTTCTGGGCGCCGGACCCGGCTCATCCGTCCCGGATCACGCGGACGGCGCGGACCGACGACGATCCGGCCGGCCTCAGCGAGTTCCCGCATCTCGTGGTGAACCAGGCGCGGGTGCTCGACTACCTGGCCGAGGCCGCGTCGAACGCCCCCGCGCGGGTCTCGGTCGACTACGGCGTCGAGTTCGTCGACCTCACGGTCGGCGCCGACGGCGCCCCGGTCGAGGTGGAGCTGCGGGAGCACGATCCCGCCGGGGTGAGCCGAACGCGGAGGATCCGTGCGCGGTACGTCGTCGGCTGCGACGGCGCGCGCAGCCGGGTCCGCGAGTCGATCGGCCGCAGCTACACCGGCGGAGCCGCGATGCACGCATGGGGCGTCATGGACGTGCTCGCGGTCACGGACTTCCCCGACGTCCGGCTGAAGTGCGCGATCCAGTCCCAGGCGGGGAGCATCCTGCTCATCCCCCGCGAGGGCGGATTCCTCGTCCGCATGTACGTCGACCTCGGCGACGTGCCGGCTCACGACCGGGGCGCCGTGCGGTCGACGCCGCTCGCCGACATCGTCCGGCGGGCGCAGGCGATCCTGCACCCGTACACGCTCGACGTCCGGGATGTGGCCTGGTGGTCGGTGTACGAGGTCGGCCATCGCGTCGTCGACCGCTTCGACGACGCGACTGAGGGCGAAGTCCGCCTGCCGCGGGTCTTCATCTGCGGGGACGCGTGCCACACGCACAGCGCCAAGGCCGGCCAGGGGATGAACGTCTCGATGCAGGACGCGTTCAACCTCGGCTGGAAGCTCGGATCGGTGCTGGACGGCCGGGCTCCGGCGTCGCTGCTTCGGACCTATTCCGAGGAGCGGCGCGAGGTCGCCGTCGATCTGATCGAGTTCGACAAGCAGTGGTCGAGCCTCATGGCGCAGGGGGCGGAAGACGCCGACGACCCGGATACGCTCGCGACCTTCTACACGTCGAACGCGGAGTTCGCGGCCGGCTTCATGACCAGGTATCGCCCGTCCATGATCACCGGCGACGACGCGCACCAGCACCTCGCTGCCGGCTTTCCCATCGGCAAACGCTTCCGGTCGGCGCCCGTGATCCGGGTGGCGGACGCCACACCCCGGCAGCTCGGGCACCATGCCCGCGCCGACGGTCGCTGGCGCCTCTACGCGTTCGCCGACCGGGACGGCTCGGCCTTGCGGGAGTGGGCCGGATGGCTCCGCGACTCGGCCGACAGCCCGGTGCGGCGCACGATGCGACCGGATGCGGATCTCGACCGCGTGTTCGACGTGAAGGTCGTCTTCCAACAGCGCCACGACGACCTCGGACTGCTCGATGCACCCGCCGTCTTCCTGCCGCAGGTCGGCCCGTTCGGCCTCACCGACTACGAGAAGGTGTACGCGGCCGACGAGTCGGCTGACATCTTCGACCTGCGCACGATCGATCGGAGCGGGGTCGTCGTGGTCGTCCGTCCAGACCAGTACGTGGCGAACGTGCTGCCGTTCTCGGCGCGCGACGAGCTCTCCGCCTTCTTCGCCGCGTGCCTGGCGAGCGCGACCCGCCGATCCCCCGAAAGAGAGTAG
- a CDS encoding primary-amine oxidase produces MDTAVTPHPLARLSAAEIESARTIAEAAGLVTSRTRFSYVMVREPDKADVLAGRTDLPREVSMLLTELDSTVRLRSVIVDLRAGDVVAVHELDPRLDGFGPTLDEDFARGDAIVKADAEWVAALARRGVTDLDTVRTVPLSAGVYGYADEVGRRVYRVLAFQQMHPADPPWAHPIDGVVAHIDIDAGRVLRVVETAVEHVPAESGDYLDDAVRGPIRTAPRPIEIRQPEGVSFTLVDDVLTWQNWSLRIGYNGREGLTLHQVRYRDGDEDRDILYRASVSEMVVNYGDPSPTHAWQNYFDVSEYQFGRLANALELGCDCVGEITYLDAVVVDDHGAPRVLPNAICIHEEDAGVLWKHRDDFAGTAVTRRNRRLVISFFVTVGNYDYGFYWYLTLDGAIRLESKATGIVFPSGDSGEREFTTPLAPGLGAPVHQHMFCARLDLTIDGVRNQVDELDVRRVPTGPGNPWGNAFTRTVTRLRRESEGVRDAANQLGRTWRVSSAERANRTGEATAYVLAPEGQPALLSADDSSTRRRAGFAAHHLWVTRYERDELWAAGYTVNQHPGGNGLPRYAAADRDIDGQDIVLWHSFGLTHFPRLEDWPIMPVDTAGFVLKPHGFFDRNPTLDLPEDPAACHPEHGHHAAAGHSHGGHGNHE; encoded by the coding sequence ATGGACACTGCCGTCACCCCGCACCCGCTCGCACGCCTGTCGGCCGCCGAGATCGAATCCGCCCGCACCATCGCCGAGGCGGCCGGCCTCGTGACATCCCGCACGCGCTTCTCCTACGTGATGGTGCGCGAGCCCGACAAGGCCGACGTCCTAGCCGGCCGCACCGACCTGCCGCGCGAGGTGAGCATGCTGCTCACGGAGCTCGACTCGACCGTCCGCCTGCGCTCGGTGATCGTCGACCTCCGTGCCGGCGACGTCGTCGCAGTCCACGAGCTGGATCCGCGACTCGACGGTTTCGGGCCGACGCTCGACGAGGACTTCGCGCGCGGCGATGCGATCGTGAAGGCCGACGCCGAGTGGGTCGCCGCACTCGCCCGACGCGGCGTGACCGATCTCGACACCGTGCGTACCGTGCCGCTCTCGGCCGGCGTATACGGCTACGCCGACGAGGTCGGCCGCCGGGTCTACCGGGTGCTCGCGTTCCAGCAGATGCACCCCGCCGACCCGCCGTGGGCACACCCGATCGACGGCGTCGTCGCGCACATCGACATCGACGCCGGCCGGGTGCTGCGCGTCGTGGAGACCGCCGTCGAGCACGTGCCCGCCGAATCGGGCGACTACCTCGACGACGCGGTCCGCGGGCCGATCCGGACCGCGCCGCGGCCGATCGAGATCCGGCAGCCCGAAGGCGTGAGCTTCACGCTCGTCGACGACGTGCTCACCTGGCAGAACTGGAGCCTCCGCATCGGGTACAACGGTCGCGAAGGTCTCACGCTCCATCAGGTGCGGTATCGCGACGGCGACGAAGACCGCGACATCCTCTACCGCGCCTCGGTGAGCGAGATGGTGGTCAACTACGGCGACCCGTCGCCCACGCACGCCTGGCAGAACTACTTCGACGTCAGCGAATACCAGTTCGGACGGCTCGCCAACGCGCTCGAACTCGGCTGCGACTGCGTCGGCGAGATCACCTACCTGGATGCCGTCGTCGTCGACGACCACGGCGCACCGCGAGTGCTCCCGAACGCCATCTGCATCCACGAGGAAGACGCGGGCGTGCTCTGGAAGCATCGCGACGACTTCGCCGGGACGGCCGTGACGCGCCGCAACCGGCGGCTCGTCATCTCATTCTTCGTCACCGTCGGCAACTACGACTACGGCTTCTACTGGTACCTCACCCTCGACGGCGCGATCCGGCTCGAGAGCAAGGCGACCGGCATCGTGTTCCCCTCGGGCGACAGCGGCGAACGCGAGTTCACCACACCGCTCGCTCCGGGGCTCGGCGCCCCGGTCCATCAGCACATGTTCTGCGCACGGCTCGATCTGACCATCGACGGCGTGCGCAATCAGGTCGACGAGCTCGACGTCCGGCGGGTCCCCACCGGGCCGGGCAACCCCTGGGGCAACGCGTTCACGCGCACGGTCACGCGCCTGCGCCGCGAGTCCGAGGGGGTCCGGGATGCCGCGAACCAACTCGGCCGCACGTGGCGTGTGAGCAGCGCTGAACGCGCCAATCGCACCGGGGAGGCGACCGCCTACGTGCTCGCGCCAGAGGGGCAGCCCGCGCTGCTGAGTGCCGACGACTCCTCGACACGCCGTCGTGCGGGGTTCGCCGCCCACCACCTCTGGGTCACGCGTTACGAGCGCGACGAGCTCTGGGCTGCCGGGTACACCGTGAACCAGCACCCCGGCGGCAACGGGCTCCCCCGCTACGCCGCTGCCGACCGCGACATCGACGGGCAGGACATCGTGCTCTGGCACAGCTTCGGCCTCACGCACTTCCCGCGTCTCGAGGACTGGCCGATCATGCCCGTCGACACCGCAGGCTTCGTGCTCAAGCCGCACGGGTTCTTCGACCGCAACCCCACGCTCGACCTGCCTGAGGACCCGGCGGCGTGCCACCCGGAGCACGGCCACCACGCTGCAGCGGGTCATTCGCACGGCGGTCACGGGAACCACGAGTGA
- a CDS encoding CGNR zinc finger domain-containing protein, with the protein MPDQVIEPLPISDVVFIVNEWGSAPRAACGESGDPYPSVLDAPDGGLRSAARHSDAELTEVADLLHPVFEAPSGFACAERVNTLMNVAGLVSQLEAAEWDVSRVWRTARPGRELLSSALLAVVMQLEDDPDARRLGTCTGAACADVYVDASPGGRRRYCSLICQNRARTRAYRARQAEHAAR; encoded by the coding sequence ATGCCGGACCAGGTCATCGAACCGCTGCCGATCTCGGACGTGGTCTTCATCGTGAACGAGTGGGGGTCGGCGCCGCGCGCCGCCTGCGGCGAGTCCGGCGACCCGTACCCGTCAGTGCTGGATGCGCCCGATGGTGGCTTGCGCTCCGCCGCTCGGCACAGTGACGCCGAACTGACCGAGGTCGCGGACCTCCTGCATCCCGTGTTCGAGGCGCCCTCGGGCTTCGCGTGCGCAGAACGCGTGAACACCCTCATGAACGTCGCGGGTCTCGTCTCGCAGCTCGAGGCGGCCGAGTGGGATGTCAGCCGAGTCTGGCGCACGGCGCGCCCTGGTCGGGAGCTGCTCTCGTCCGCGCTCCTCGCGGTCGTCATGCAGCTCGAGGACGACCCCGACGCTCGTCGGCTCGGCACCTGCACGGGTGCGGCCTGCGCCGACGTCTACGTCGACGCGTCGCCGGGCGGCCGACGCCGCTACTGCTCCCTGATCTGCCAGAACCGGGCGCGCACACGCGCCTATCGCGCCAGGCAGGCCGAGCACGCCGCTCGGTGA